The proteins below come from a single Mercenaria mercenaria strain notata chromosome 3, MADL_Memer_1, whole genome shotgun sequence genomic window:
- the LOC123524297 gene encoding uncharacterized protein LOC123524297 translates to MTKPTILSAVMLVFLVTNGYCRNDNDNVLRFENNPHFTFQGCMLRCLDKDLCCSCKESGKLSMNAAMVNDFSKTCSASDDDVKCSTRWVDSWMNVERSGASNCTVQGNVEKELNKCVRKCKGNPLSKPLDPYHPLHYPGHLSEPSDLSSYTEPDFTEFCNDIRAGGILCTIYGKDSYTAGNTLCRTGHSCGYHGHKYSWCYVDFSGHWDYCCTGPCGFEKGTSYMWCKAGSEWQYCGNAGTTDIQGRKCLTGFPCGVHQEEGKADYFWCYVDMKKNWDRCCEPWDPCTPKGEIYGWCYTGYKKKTIWKKCRKVEE, encoded by the coding sequence ATGACAAAGCCGACTATTCTCTCTGCGGTCATGCTAGTTTTCTTGGTGACCAACGGATACTGCAGGAACGACAATGACAACGTTTTGCGGTTTGAAAATAATCCCCACTTCACGTTCCAAGGCTGCATGCTTCGTTGCTTGGACAAAGACCTGTGTTGCTCATGTAAGGAGTCTGGCAAACTGTCGATGAATGCAGCGATGGTAAACGATTTCAGTAAAACCTGTTCTGCCTCAGACGACGATGTGAAATGTTCTACTAGATGGGTCGATTCCTGGATGAATGTTGAACGTAGTGGAGCCAGCAACTGCACTGTACAGGGCAATGTTGAGAAAGAACTTAACAAATGTGTTAGAAAGTGCAAAGGAAATCCTTTGTCGAAACCACTGGACCCTTATCACCCCTTACATTATCCAGGTCATCTCTCCGAACCTTCGGACCTTTCTAGCTACACTGAACCAGACTTCACCGAATTTTGCAACGACATTCGAGCGGGCGGTATCTTATGTACGATCTACGGAAAGGACAGCTACACCGCAGGCAACACACTTTGTCGCACTGGGCATAGTTGCGGTTACCATGGTCATAAATATTCCTGGTGTTACGTCGATTTTAGTGGCCACTGGGACTATTGTTGCACTGGACCATGTGGGTTTGAGAAAGGAACATCCTACATGTGGTGTAAAGCTGGAAGTGAGTGGCAGTATTGTGGAAATGCTGGCACAACAGATATCCAAGGAAGAAAATGTCTGACAGGATTTCCATGCGGGGTGCACCAGGAAGAAGGGAAAGCGGATTATTTCTGGTGTTACGTGGACATGAAAAAGAACTGGGATAGATGCTGCGAACCATGGGATCCCTGCACTCCGAAAGGTGAAATATACGGGTGGTGCTACACTGGATACAAGAAGAAGACGATCTGGAAGAAGTGTAGAAAAGTCGAGGAATGA